One stretch of Methanomassiliicoccales archaeon DNA includes these proteins:
- a CDS encoding fumarate hydratase yields the protein MLSTGVIEETVVRLLREAECRLPPDVLAALEKAILIEEDEIPLSQLKVILTNVRMAAEGMRPICQDTGVPVFFVRGRYDHRIEKAVHRGVARATEEVPLRPNAVDPVTRHNSGDNLGEGMPPVHYEPASIDFLEIAVLPKGAGSENWSALRMLNPADGEEGIRRFVLECVVRAGARPCPPTIVGVGIGGTADVACTLAKKALLRPLGSRSRDERLAEMEASLETELNSLGLGPMGLGGRTTVLGVLAEKANCHTASLPVAVSLNCWAARKAFARIHRDGRVQFTQEGFE from the coding sequence ATGCTCTCCACAGGAGTGATCGAAGAGACCGTTGTCAGGCTGTTACGCGAGGCCGAATGCCGGCTGCCCCCGGACGTCTTGGCCGCTTTGGAAAAGGCGATCTTGATCGAAGAGGACGAGATCCCCCTCTCGCAACTGAAGGTCATTCTCACCAATGTCAGAATGGCCGCGGAAGGCATGAGGCCGATCTGTCAGGACACCGGCGTACCAGTGTTCTTCGTCCGCGGACGTTACGATCACCGGATCGAGAAGGCCGTTCACCGCGGGGTTGCCCGAGCTACCGAGGAGGTGCCGTTGCGGCCGAACGCGGTGGACCCGGTCACCCGGCACAACAGCGGGGACAATCTGGGCGAGGGAATGCCGCCGGTCCACTACGAACCGGCATCGATAGATTTCTTGGAGATCGCGGTCCTTCCAAAAGGCGCCGGTTCGGAGAACTGGAGCGCCTTGCGCATGCTGAATCCGGCGGACGGCGAAGAAGGCATTCGCCGATTCGTGCTGGAATGCGTTGTTCGTGCTGGAGCTCGCCCATGCCCTCCGACCATCGTCGGTGTGGGGATCGGTGGGACGGCGGACGTAGCGTGCACGCTCGCCAAGAAGGCCTTGCTCCGCCCACTGGGATCCAGAAGCCGGGACGAACGTCTAGCGGAGATGGAGGCCTCCCTGGAGACCGAGCTGAACTCGCTGGGCCTGGGGCCGATGGGACTGGGTGGCAGGACCACTGTCCTAGGCGTACTTGCGGAGAAGGCGAACTGTCATACGGCCAGCCTCCCGGTCGCCGTCAGTCTTAATTGCTGGGCGGCGAGGAAGGCCTTCGCCCGCATCCACCGGGATGGTAGGGTGCAGTTCACCCAGGAGGGCTTCGAATGA
- a CDS encoding ABC transporter ATP-binding protein has translation MDGPIHIQGLTKVFNGGFKAVDNLDLMVPQGSFMGFLGPNGAGKTTTIKIITNMLTATSGHAFINGINVMEDPKTALADVGAVVETPEFYPYLTPMETLQYLGSLRGMSATEITNRGRDLLDLVKMSEWTDQRVGKFSKGMKQRLAIAQALLSQPSVIILDEPTSGLDPRGMVEVRDILKQLHKMDVTVLMSSHLLNEVQEVCTDVTLINRGKMLRSGSVASLINEVKARKIDVRTLNPLTQDMFSTLRGIPGVENFNITGDLSFAVDFEGPEDAQASMLLELQRMGLKVVAFKESGLALESLYMSLIMDSR, from the coding sequence ATGGACGGACCGATTCATATTCAGGGCCTGACCAAGGTCTTCAACGGCGGGTTCAAGGCGGTGGACAACCTGGACCTGATGGTGCCCCAGGGCTCCTTCATGGGGTTCCTAGGACCCAACGGTGCGGGAAAGACCACCACCATCAAGATCATCACCAACATGCTGACGGCCACTTCTGGCCATGCTTTCATTAACGGCATCAATGTCATGGAGGACCCCAAGACCGCCCTGGCCGACGTCGGCGCGGTGGTCGAGACCCCTGAGTTCTACCCTTACCTGACACCGATGGAGACCTTGCAATACCTGGGTTCCTTGCGGGGAATGTCCGCCACCGAGATCACCAACCGCGGCCGGGACCTGCTGGACCTGGTCAAGATGAGCGAGTGGACGGACCAACGGGTCGGTAAGTTCTCCAAGGGCATGAAGCAGCGCCTGGCGATCGCCCAGGCCTTGTTGTCTCAGCCATCGGTGATCATCTTGGATGAACCAACGTCGGGTCTGGACCCCCGGGGCATGGTGGAGGTGCGCGACATTCTCAAACAGCTGCATAAGATGGACGTCACCGTGCTGATGTCCTCTCACCTGCTGAACGAGGTGCAGGAGGTGTGCACCGATGTCACCCTGATCAACCGCGGAAAGATGCTGCGTTCCGGTAGCGTCGCCTCGCTCATCAACGAGGTCAAGGCACGCAAGATCGATGTTCGTACCTTGAATCCCCTGACCCAGGATATGTTCAGCACGCTTAGGGGTATTCCAGGTGTCGAGAACTTCAACATCACCGGTGACCTGTCGTTCGCAGTGGACTTCGAGGGACCGGAGGATGCTCAGGCCTCAATGCTGCTGGAGCTCCAGCGCATGGGGTTGAAAGTGGTCGCGTTCAAGGAATCAGGACTAGCACTGGAGTCGTTGTACATGTCACTGATCATGGATTCGAGGTGA
- a CDS encoding FumA C-terminus/TtdB family hydratase beta subunit, whose protein sequence is MKIRKLTSPISEEEARSLVAGEMVALSGELVTARDEAHMRALQLYREGKDLPFQMEGRALYHCGPIMNRTDRWEVVAAGPTTSARMDSLEPEFLRAFRPRLIVGKGGMSPDVLRTLAEVGCAYLAFTGGAAVLAAKHLPEVLGVYWEDLGMPEAVWRMKAEDLGPLVVAMDAHGRSLFQEIEDKVKKNAASLLL, encoded by the coding sequence ATGAAGATCAGAAAGCTCACCTCCCCTATCAGCGAGGAGGAGGCCCGTTCCCTGGTGGCCGGGGAAATGGTCGCTCTGAGCGGTGAACTGGTGACCGCGAGGGATGAGGCCCATATGCGCGCGTTGCAATTGTACCGGGAAGGTAAGGATCTCCCTTTCCAAATGGAGGGCCGGGCGCTCTATCATTGCGGACCGATCATGAACCGCACGGACCGATGGGAGGTTGTGGCCGCCGGCCCTACCACCAGCGCCAGGATGGACTCTCTCGAACCGGAGTTCCTCCGGGCCTTCCGGCCACGGTTGATCGTGGGCAAAGGGGGAATGTCTCCCGATGTGCTTAGGACGTTGGCGGAAGTGGGTTGTGCCTACTTGGCCTTCACCGGCGGAGCGGCGGTGCTGGCCGCTAAACATCTGCCCGAGGTGCTTGGAGTTTATTGGGAGGACCTAGGTATGCCAGAGGCGGTATGGCGAATGAAGGCCGAGGACCTGGGGCCATTGGTTGTGGCCATGGATGCGCACGGCCGAAGCCTTTTCCAGGAGATCGAGGATAAAGTGAAAAAGAACGCCGCCTCACTCCTTCTTTGA
- a CDS encoding carboxypeptidase-like regulatory domain-containing protein has product MRKISVLLLALSFVLCAVHLPGQAEGAAMGTSLLGAVVSEDGAAFSGVRIVAVNVTTSHTFTAFSGVDGNYSLPLDPGLYDVTASLPNHTANVSYAGVLVGLGQEVRLNFTMSEVLCTLTGYVTNGTQPVYGATVTLLNNQYNYTGVSINPLGQYVIDKVKPGTYTVIADKPGYYPSDAQPPIEMVRNVTKNLDFELEEQPANLTGMVVYQGDGVTGVKVVLSTDFFTSDTFTDENGNYSFQLVPAGSYTITFTKDKFQVIERSVSLSPFEVKRLDVDLEYDSENNTQKFILNFDLAHSLMIVGLIASLIVLVVGLYVNYKVRRKPELLEREKEKDESKKE; this is encoded by the coding sequence ATGCGGAAGATTTCGGTCCTATTGCTGGCATTGTCCTTTGTGCTCTGCGCAGTACATCTGCCCGGTCAGGCGGAGGGAGCAGCCATGGGTACCTCCTTATTAGGGGCGGTCGTCTCCGAGGACGGGGCGGCATTTTCCGGGGTCCGGATCGTAGCGGTCAATGTCACCACCTCCCATACGTTCACCGCGTTCAGCGGTGTGGACGGTAATTATTCACTGCCGCTCGACCCAGGGTTGTACGATGTCACCGCCAGCCTCCCTAATCATACGGCCAACGTCAGTTACGCGGGGGTCCTGGTAGGATTGGGGCAGGAAGTGCGCCTGAACTTCACCATGTCAGAGGTGCTCTGCACGTTGACTGGCTATGTCACCAATGGCACCCAGCCTGTATACGGGGCTACGGTCACCCTGCTTAATAATCAGTATAACTACACCGGGGTGTCCATAAACCCCCTGGGGCAATATGTCATCGACAAGGTCAAGCCAGGAACCTATACTGTCATCGCTGACAAGCCGGGGTATTATCCTTCTGACGCGCAGCCACCTATCGAGATGGTCCGCAACGTCACGAAAAATCTGGACTTCGAGCTGGAAGAGCAACCGGCGAACTTGACGGGGATGGTGGTCTACCAAGGGGATGGTGTGACCGGGGTCAAGGTCGTTCTTTCCACTGACTTTTTCACCTCGGACACCTTTACTGACGAAAATGGAAATTATTCATTCCAGCTGGTGCCTGCCGGTAGTTATACCATCACTTTCACCAAGGATAAGTTTCAGGTCATAGAACGATCGGTGAGCCTCTCCCCCTTCGAGGTCAAGCGATTGGACGTGGACCTGGAATACGATAGCGAGAACAACACCCAGAAGTTCATACTGAACTTCGATCTGGCCCACTCGCTCATGATCGTGGGATTGATCGCTTCCCTGATCGTTCTGGTGGTCGGCCTGTACGTGAATTACAAGGTCAGGAGGAAACCAGAACTTCTTGAAAGGGAAAAGGAGAAGGACGAATCAAAGAAGGAGTGA